The following is a genomic window from Sebaldella sp. S0638.
AAAAATTATTCTATATAGTTTTCATGCGCAGCACCCTGTTTACTTAATTTTTTTATGATTAAAATAAAAACGGACTTTTCACTATTACATAAAAAATCCGTTTCTGTTTTAGAAATTGAAATATTCTTAATTTTTTGCGGGTTATATACTTATTACTTTAATTCCGGCCAGTATTCCTTATTCGCCTCAATTAAGTCATCGAGTATTAATTTTGCTATTCTTGCATTTGGCACAGTTTTTGACAGTGTAATTGCCTGCCACAGCTTTTCATAAGAATTTTCTGTCCATGCTTCTACTACCAGCTTTTCCACTGAAACCTGCTGCTCCATCATTCCTTTCTGGAATTGCGGTATGCTTCCTACTACCAGAGCTTCCGGTCCCTGCGAACCTACTATACATGGTATTTCTACCATTGCCGTAGGATCAAAATTTACTATTGCTCCGTTATTCGGTACAATAAGAAGCATTCTCTCTTTTGTATTATAAGAAATTGCTCTTGCAAGATCTACTATATATGAAGCGTGTTCATCTATTTCAAATTTCGTATCTTTTGCAGTACCGCTTTCTTTTATTCTCTTGCACTCACCAAAGATAAACTTTTCTCTTCCGTCCATTACTTCATTTGCTCTTGTATAGTCAGGATTAGAATGTGCCACTACTTCATCTGAAAACAAGTAATATTTCAGATACGTATTCGGAAGTGTTTTCTGATCCAGCATATACACATCCTTAGCTTTGGCAAATGTGTCATTCCAGCTTGCTTCCACATGCTGTCCTTCTACCTCGGCATCAGGTATATATCCGTATTTTTTCACATGTTCTTTTAATCTCGGCATAAGATCATTTCCTTCTCTATCTCTTATATCTGTCCACCATCCGAAATGGTTCAGCCCGAAATATTTTATCTCCATATCTTTTCTTGATTCAAGTCCCAGTATTTGCGCCATTCTTACTTCTATCCCTATTGGCATATCACATATATTAAGTATTTTTGAATCAGGTCTCAGCTTTCTTGTCGCTTCTGCCACAATTGCCGCAGGATTGGAATAATTCAGCATCCATGCATTAGGTGAATATTTTTCCATATAATCTGCCAGTTCTATAACAGGACCTATTGATCTCATACCATATGCCACGCCACCCGGCCCGCAAGTTTCCTGTCCTACTACACCATGTTTAAGAGGTATTTTTTCATCTTTTTCTCTCATAGCATACTTCCCTACTCTTATATGCGCCATAACGAAGTCTATATCAGTAAATGCCGTCTTTGGATCAGTAGTTGCCAGAAATTCTATTTCAGGTGCTTTTTCCTTTAGTATTATTTCACATGCATCAGCTACTATATCCTGTCTTTCCTTATCATTATCATAAAAGATAATTTTTCTTATAGGAAATTTCTCAAGGTTATCCAGAAGCATAAGTATGATTCCCGGTGTAAATGTACTTCCCCCGCCTGCTACTACAATTGAAAACTTTTTCATAATTTATTCCTCCTAAATTTTTTTTATAAATTAATTTTTTGTCTCAAAATTTTTACAATATGCTCATTTTTATATGTTCTATTCTTTTATCAGTGCTTCAAACCGTTCTCTTACCTGAGGTACTGATAAACCTACCACTATCTGAAATGCTTTTCCGTTCCTTACTACACCGTGTGCCCCGCCTTCTCTGAAAGCAGCATCTGATTTTACC
Proteins encoded in this region:
- a CDS encoding 6-phospho-alpha-glucosidase is translated as MKKFSIVVAGGGSTFTPGIILMLLDNLEKFPIRKIIFYDNDKERQDIVADACEIILKEKAPEIEFLATTDPKTAFTDIDFVMAHIRVGKYAMREKDEKIPLKHGVVGQETCGPGGVAYGMRSIGPVIELADYMEKYSPNAWMLNYSNPAAIVAEATRKLRPDSKILNICDMPIGIEVRMAQILGLESRKDMEIKYFGLNHFGWWTDIRDREGNDLMPRLKEHVKKYGYIPDAEVEGQHVEASWNDTFAKAKDVYMLDQKTLPNTYLKYYLFSDEVVAHSNPDYTRANEVMDGREKFIFGECKRIKESGTAKDTKFEIDEHASYIVDLARAISYNTKERMLLIVPNNGAIVNFDPTAMVEIPCIVGSQGPEALVVGSIPQFQKGMMEQQVSVEKLVVEAWTENSYEKLWQAITLSKTVPNARIAKLILDDLIEANKEYWPELK